In the Clavelina lepadiformis chromosome 8, kaClaLepa1.1, whole genome shotgun sequence genome, one interval contains:
- the LOC143468243 gene encoding mesotocin receptor-like: MTDRNTLPISNTTDAVSNVKIHSPPHSYPTLQPEQLTCAELIASRTDEQRYNYYVELVVIGVLFFTALIGNICVLLALWQRRAKKSRMHLFIAHLAFADLIVAVFAGLPEFFERYVCGFYAADALCKVVKYMQIVGIYGSTYVLLCMAYDRYSAIRYPMRSFKFSRKWVHISVVCAWSLAFLFSIPQLPLWENKKVNSGVACKFSVISESFTKVYVFLYLVMIVIIPAFALTYLYSMIATIIMRNIRAKRKANSSRERDSRQNTSNKNHLAPRASGIGRIPEAKVKTVKMTLVIVIFYVVCTAPFYTTQVLVAFGFVQGNLTQKFVLLLYVNSCVNPWIYMFFSGNLLRDLKEFCCCVQKESKSFVSKKSGEKLGRTNLRHINTTNESEYTMSTTAEFQLTSQPQRTPNANQFAGQGSFHDHNYPNNV, translated from the exons ATGACTGACCGCAACACTTTG CCCATTTCAAACACAACTGACGCGGTGTCTAATGTGAAAATCCATTCACCGCCACATTCCTACCCAACTTTACAACCTGAGCAACTGACGTGTGCAGAACTTATTGCCAGTCGCACTGACGAGCAGCGGTACAATTACTATGTGGAGCTGGTTGTTATTGGCGTGCTATTTTTTACTGCCTTG ATTGGAAATATCTGTGTTTTGTTGGCGTTATGGCAAAGACGGGCAAAGAAATCCCGCATGCACTTGTTTATAGCGCACTTAGCTTTTGCTGATTTGATAGTAGCAGTCTTTGCCGGGTTACCAGAGTTTTTCGAAAGATATGTGTGTGGATTTTATGCGGCTGACGCTTTGTGCAA AGTGGTGAAGTATATGCAAATTGTTGGCATATATGGGAGCACATACGTTCTTCTATGCATGGCCTATGACCGCTACAGCGCAATACGATATCCTATGAGATCATTCAAGTTTTCGAGAAAATGGGTCCATATTTCTGTGGTTTGCGCTTGGTCACTCGCATTTTTGTTCTCAATACCACAG ctGCCGTTGTGGGAAAATAAAAAGGTTAACTCTGGTGTTGCATGCAAATTTTCCGTGATCAGTGAAAGCTTTACAAAGGTTTACGTCTTTTTGTACTTAGTGATGATAGTG ATAATTCCTGCCTTTGCATTGACATATTTATACAGTATGATAGCTACAATCATAATGCGAAATATCAGAGCAAAACGCAAAGCAAACAGCTCAAGAGAGCGGGACAGCCGACAAAATACTTCCAACAAGA acCACTTAGCACCAAGGGCCAGTGGGATTGGACGTATACCGGAGGCAAAAGttaaaacagttaaaatgACGTTGGTAATAGTCATATTTTACGTGGTTTGTACTGCTCCATTTTACACCACTCAAGTTTTGGTGGCATTCGGTTTTGTACAAG GAAATCTAACGCAGAAATTCGTGCTGCTTCTCTATGTCAACTCGTGTGTAAATCCGTGGATCTACATGTTTTTCAGTGGAAATCTTTTGAGAGACCTCAAGGAATTTTGCTGTTGCGTCCAAAAA GAATCCaagagttttgtttcaaagaaatCTGGAGAAAAACTCGGACGTACTAATTTGCGTCATATTAATACAACCAACGAATCAGAGTACACAATGAG
- the LOC143469715 gene encoding uncharacterized protein LOC143469715 → MHGHGACRSLLRADGILGRVANESQSLTEQGTVLLAKQNHENKGELVENFVTFEKQSDVCNFTKPFEFAVCGEGKNEETREKDGIYHDDKKFVKTTLDQNLELSSIENPFEMAKINCQGPVESYFGSFENNQPQELNLYESGKTFPINADDLFGESVFENIEEFIYDQNSFTAAANNSFQLPQPGQNDALSFQYMTNETQSDDTAGILSNNFNDISLVKDKADYFFETGPPLRTASPSPEREKYQRLYSNDFASNVQLEIREKHRTFRSVDSKRSNSSEKLDDPRLTVSRKRDYSLSNDSGVGGCVTLESTRSISPRYAGKSLLYDCSAPGIVTNFSSGALIYSNQCLEFSNVSALSSQATRSNATARHGSYNNNKSDNNLNSTHDEHVNPPLTSSLSPKPDIDFTLKKDGDVRSENRETDSCEEVDLNKGGELNPSMHFASSQVTLDGKNSSKKTAYNEKWGVKVLKAWCVDNKVATDVENLNAEQLNTLLGQFWTDVRKTNGDYYGRNSLFNLRAMINKHLKGKPYCATFDIVTDERFRTSNERLEKQLKILKGIGRTITHKQPISINDLRKMYDSNVLGTSNPLALLRKVWFEITLHFCHKGSESQEKLKKTSFKIYGDNSGKRFVGRSFHNNSEGNQVRMYETGGILCPVKSFELYNRKLHALQPRLFQQPRRKSTVDSPMWYGKAPIGEKALQQMMANISTAAGLSKRYTNHCVRTTALEQFSNSRRKTGGYIGQDKPRHTFNKQEVPTDAFLEPNSAQMYRQPSICNDMNCSRSYQYNSAQSGKPPVTTQEIAHVSQNVDGSLKFHCAGEPKTMQYEKSAAIPDVYSHSMDNQSGSWKHSYNADQPLYPPPAYNENFGRTKSSPLSKRIRLDHQANQQGYLAQGQSVPQDFQSWHTPDLLENKQRQDSLFGDAYSWCQEDCNNIFKTCSEESGAARSTLSPVSIRTLSSKGSQSTNMHTNQGFSETIVAGPSFNLIDSQTIPNINNADQENKVIDYASQLHSLKFSDLPSEALTSNLASAPSPIAQAVQ, encoded by the exons ATGCATGGACACGGTGCTTGTAGATCACTGCTCAGAGCAGATGGTATTTTGGGTAGAGTAGCAAACGAATCACAGTCATTGACTGAACAGGGTACTGTGCTAttagcaaaacaaaaccacGAAAATAAAGGGGAAttggttgaaaattttgtaacttttgaAAAGCAATCTGACGTGTGTAACTTCACCAAACCGTTCGAGTTTGCTGTGTGCGGTGAGGGAAAAAACGAAGAAACTAGGGAAAAAGATGGAATTTATCATGACGACAAGAAGTTTGTCAAGACGACATTAGACCAAAACCTCGAGTTGTCATCAATAG AAAACCCATTCGAAATGGCTAAGATAAACTGTCAAGGTCCGGTTGAATCGTACTTTGGGTCTTTTGAAAACAACCAACCTCAAG AATTAAATCTCTATGAAAGCGGAAAAACCTTTCCAATTAATGCCGATGATCTTTTCGGAGAAAGTGTTTTCGAAAACATCGAAGAATTCATATACGACCAAAATTCGTTTACTGCCGCTGCAAACAACAGCTTTCAATTACCTCAACCTGGACAAAATGATGCACTGAGTTTCCAATACATGACCAATGAAACGCAAAGTGATGATACTGCCGGAATTTTGAGCAACAATTTTAATGATATATCCTTAGTAAAAGACAAAGCagattatttttttgaaacaggTCCGCCTTTAAGGACTGCTTCTCCTTCTCCAGAGAGGGAAAAATACCAACGACTCTATTCTAATGATTTTGCTTCTAACGTACAACTTGAGATTCGTGAAAAACACAGGACCTTTCGATCAGTAGATAGCAAAAGATCTAACTCCAGTGAGAAATTGGATGACCCGAGACTCACAGTGTCCAGAAAACGTGACTACAGTTTAAGCAACGACAGCGGCGTTGGAGGTTGTGTTACCTTAGAGTCAACCCGTTCAATATCTCCTCGATACGCGGGCAAGTCTTTATTGTATGATTGCAGTGCTCCTGGCATTGTGACTAACTTTTCAAGCGGTGCTTTAATTTACTCCAATCAGTGCCTTGAGTTTTCCAATGTTTCTGCTTTGTCCAGCCAAGCCACCAGAAGCAATGCAACGGCCAGGCATGGTAGttacaataataataagaGTGACAACAATTTAAATTCAACGCATGACGAGCACGTCAATCCACCATTAACGTCTTCGTTATCACCTAAACCAGACATTGATTTTACACTTAAAAAAGATGGAGATGTTAGAAGTGAAAATCGTGAAACTGATTCATGTGAAGAAGTTGATCTTAACAAAGGGGGTGAACTGAATCCTTCCATGCATTTTGCTTCAAGTCAGGTTACTTTGGACGGCAAGAATTCGAGTAAAAAGACAGCTTACAACGAAAAGTGGGGCGTCAAAGTACTTAAAG CTTGGTGCGTGGACAACAAAGTTGCAACAGACGTGGAAAATCTTAACGCGGAGCAGCTAAACACTTTGCTTGGCCAGTTTTGGACGGATGTGCGGAAAACTAACGGCGATTACTATGGTCGTAACAGCCTCTTCAACTTGAGAGCAATGATTAACAAGCACTTAAAGGGAAAGCCGTATTGTGCAACTTTCGACATTGTTACAGATGAGCGTTTCAG AACATCTAATGAGCGGTTGGAAAAGCAGCTTAAAATCCTAAAAGGTATAGGACGTACAATTACACACAAACAACCTATCTCTATAAATGATCTGAGGAAGATGTACGACTCGAACGTTCTTGGAACTTCGAACCCATTGGCGCTCCTGAGAAAA GTGTGGTTTGAAATAACGCTGCATTTCTGCCACAAAGGGTCTGAATCACAggaaaaattgaagaaaacCTCTTTTAAGATATATGGAGATAACAGCGGAAAAAGATTTGTTGGTAGATCTTTTCATAATAACAGTGAAGGGAATCAG GTACGAATGTATGAGACTGGAGGAATTCTTTGCCCTGTAAAAAGCTTTGAGTTGTATAACCGCAAGCTTCACGCCCTTCAGCCTCGTCTGTTCCAGCAACCCAGACGTAAATCTACGGTTGATTCACCCATGTGGTATGGAAAAGCACCAATAGGCGAAAAGGCTTTGCAACAAATGATGGCCAATATATCAA CTGCAGCAGGTCTTTCGAAGCGATATACCAATCATTGCGTTCGTACTACTGCTCTAGAACAATTTAGCAATTCTCGCAGGAAAACCGGAGGTTACATTGGTCAAGATAAACCACGTCATACATTCAATAAACAGGAAGTCCCAACCGACGCATTTTTGGAACCAAATTCTGCGCAAATGTATCGCCAACCTTCAATATGTAATGATATGAATTGCAGCAGATCATATCAGTATAATTCTGCCCAGTCGGGCAAACCACCAGTTACAACCCAAGAAATCGCCCATGTCAGTCAAAATGTAGATGGCTCATTAAAATTTCACTGCGCAGGAGAAcctaaaacaatgcaatatgAAAAAAGTGCAGCTATTCCCGACGTCTATAGCCACAGCATGGATAATCAGAGTGGCTCATGGAAACATTCTTACAATGCTGATCAACCACTTTATCCCCCTCCGGCCTACAATGAAAACTTCGGTCGCACTAAAAGTTCTCCCCTTAGCAAACGAATTCGCCTTGACCATCAGGCGAATCAACAGGGTTACTTGGCACAAGGTCAATCGGTTCCACAAGATTTTCAATCCTGGCATACCCCTGACCTGTTGGAGAATAAGCAGAGACAGGACAGCTTGTTTGGAGATGCATATAGCTGGTGTCAAGAAGActgtaacaatatttttaaaacttgcagCGAAGAAAGTGGTGCAGCCCGCTCCACTCTGTCTCCCGTTTCAATAAGGACACTTTCCAGCAAGGGAAGTCAAAGTACTAATATGCATACAAATCAAGGCTTCTCAGAGACAATAGTAGCAGGCCCGTCCTTCAACTTAATCGATTCACAAACGATTCCAAACATCAATAATGCCGATCAAGAAAACAAAGTCATCGATTATGCTTCTCAGTTACATTCACTGAAGTTCTCTGACCTGCCTTCTGAAGCTTTGACGTCCAATCTTGCTTCGGCACCATCGCCAATCGCACAAGCTGTACAGTAA
- the LOC143469469 gene encoding uncharacterized protein LOC143469469, whose protein sequence is MNTPGDVRGHDSAFTGMYETDSNYRWRKVRGNLDLFVMERNERHLTSLQWKWQKMSKTRRRTPVYEGYYNSPSPNDDAYKNMPESARTRSRAESRQRMREELDSYFYDRWKTVDDRQQSANKSSAEGNVPVVSREALKHASVPHGDIKHHFDHFENDTQYPGSNHYPGVDTSKWSRHGYIPNQHYLPSMNSPYPNVYSNEIIPGQQPPYSIPRRKPGPNHHDNYPQSFGFTPRREFPDQGMGLSPLEQKSRGDTYNPFGTNNGKKSDEHGHYWTPRSRNQLFSPEDVGYPNYGYSPDYHNSGRNYQSPFSDHPDFQGQQYNYPSMNSSSMRTPYEYGRNNNDPWMKKNMAAYDPTLKQQEMAVNIYKADHSQNLTQHQVKMVSSPINAQSKENNQHDIQNRCRSRRRPRISEQCNTSSYGFINDLSQSRRRTRMFADVSTVDEEDDDVFVTSSPKANEECIANRWAEQPKNALWNGERSLEEKNEIRKEKFAKLDHSEEPRVLSEDKINSSKVDATNVHCNDGDSSTHFNQAVVSPPSCIRLPPLQAEHLASVRKSVSSTIPILSPGSSSLSAGKFKQSDRSRESGKRVAFTYCTSKDDDDENPFTPKSEREDGSKVNRTETPANLDHKSENTFYLPDQEKVLGLNTTSEANCNSNGEISDVLFFDVNPQTHSESIIQGDDSKQSEEKPVESIKNLLNENDNNSVCLQKESTIHVGNIDGKSDVFSLTTPSISPPIKQRNNSVVSLATNESSQALACHTTKENFSKLAMDSDNQISERAKEELNKTSNSLPTARNDITNHRPKETLWQIAKNIHRKMGTKLNLRREKSNLTTTSCVAQLTAGNLHVLPSGNASHNNDATDEKNELNITKTEEKVTTLHVHDQINRLNTSDLKKGLSDEVIKNTEDKFQSKSVSVEPDEKEVNKEEESSFTEDLFTPTSVDPIPESCSEEKLGCEINAIFEIETEVNKEEESPFTEDLFTPTSVEPIPKSCSEEKLGCENNAICEIETEVYKEEESPFTKDLLPSNSVDPIADCCSETKFEGEDNATFDSTNVTTSSTPKPIHDELKKTENSKGFYEEMRLEGNKKLNEETTVRLLNEQKEMEADLHKLQQILQEEMQKHKESEGVNEKLNAKIENLESQIAELNSRLSDNHAVLEENETERRNVKNGIEGPVNSGLHHNRPLFILSDPDHGATAALAQGRCPYHDEDNQDYNPLHSCEIMHYQSPFDTSQRFSHSTYSETPPSCVVHIDPLDITQKQQKELKADLEKQMAQLKEELKRQLEEQIPKTAENSESVIDVRVTLLEKQIEEMNKKIQRAESIIQKTEKEKRTKHEKESTNSPAEAKKDPDDKSDTNQNKIDETDLTKNLKLHKLSPKLPPSLSPKISPTAHLKISPGPNTPALQHNDDCGSRLKVSCYQSSSSSLSKALQLEAEHLDTRIDFGDQSDDDMIILVDDIADDPQDFACQKDVPVLTTTNSDTTSAVVDKFLNTETLAKDETFSKTPQQSVDAVDVPGENKDKSLCEPDTDKQKLNNTASSVLKENPIKKDTLPDSVLHVDMLCHKSTAIRDKKTSMEELSSKRTASSTTLKSSSCLEENDDLEITSKDEVLKNNQNLNPNIVSDSNKYFITFAEHSPIAVTDQKIIHDNASSSVDGEYTCIGNIDTKLDHEDKTEDFPDGLNLAATKIKSDNEKPKENTGVETSTLTKKKCDISKPTDETDSSREKKISQVTENDKAKSEDGTNSLQSECVVTSGFSLREGVEKITTPSSITPIKGTDDNGSPRCCNTKISDLTEKKVEGALEKSSDQKVLAGCELKDVAEHRISSTFTPQKSLKSKLFEKKTPDQIKKSDDANKTLARKSLKTEIPFKTACVESGSLTQRKSCMNPFQSNIQVFSSKSTSGVMFSTRTASKNKITLVATQKLESKPVTRAKISSNTAALPVDTNSSTAKKGKEISENACKNNWFSKRFFKAKPVSSGKENKQVKKPTTNAKDKKENDDCKISQGVTQRMDEYPGRGKKPKDHSIVNANTSKQRPSGKADLKQLGMDNHKKNREQHFAEDAQKHKSTRTLGFLYQFRKGKQKEDFKMETFSSSKTQKSSKMTIDSIKKDVDKNKKNPLKWSSTGDSKTKLTSVSAVSETSSLSGSKTTRFSEEPKQVKEVEREMTVTTMDSEMTQTNEEFSRIQSRTSNWASTSGGWANGRRSLLYGLGTNWCVCPKQIWKHLGDDTDDEPITRRKCISVIMGTILAILLFAIIVGLIIGLANMEGPTESPIRFVVIPSELDLEDESNAAEGN, encoded by the exons ATGAAT ACACCGGGGGACGTTAGAGGCCATGATTCAGCG TTTACTGGTATGTATGAAACTGATTCCAATTACCGATGGAGAAAAGTCAGAGGAAACCTTGACCTTTTCGTTATGGAACGTAATGAAAGA CACTTAACATCGCTGCAAtggaaatggcaaaaaatgtcCAAAACGCGCCGAAGAACTCCTGTATACGAG GGCTATTACAACTCGCCCTCTCCGAATGATGATGCTTACAAGAACATGCCCGAATCTGCTCGAACCCGCTCAAGAGCGGAGTCTAGACAGCGCATGCGCGAG GAGTTGGATTCGTACTTTTACGATCGCTGGAAAACAGTTGATGACCGTCAGCAAAGTGCGAACAAATCAAGCGCTGAAGGCAATGTTCCAGTTGTTTCAAGAGAAGCATTAAAACACGCAAGCGTGCCACATGGCGATATTAAACATCATTTTGATCATTTCGAAAACGATACTCAG TATCCGGGTTCAAACCACTACCCAGGTGTCGATACATCTAAGTGGTCCAGACATGGATATATACCAAATCAACACTACCTACCATCGATGAATAGTCCGTATCCCAATGTATACTCAAATGAAATAATTCCTGGGCAACAACCGCCGTACAGTATCCCACGACGAAAACCCGGCCCAAATCACCATGATAATTACCCGCAAAGTTTCGGTTTTACACCAAGACGGGAATTTCCCGATCAAGGAATGGGGCTTTCACCACTTGAGCAGAAAAGCAGGGGTGACACATACAATCCATTTGGAACTAATAATGGGAAG AAATCGGATGAGCATGGACACTACTGGACTCCTCGGTCGCGGAATCAGCTTTTTTCACCGGAAGATGTTGGATATCCTAACTACGGATATTCTCCTGACTATCATAACTCAGGTCGAAATTATCAATCACCCTTTTCAGATCATCCTGATTTTCAGGGACAACAGTATAATTATCCGTCCATGAATAGTTCG TCGATGCGTACACCATATGAATACGGCAGAAACAACAATGATCCTTGGATGAAGAAAAACATGGCGGCATACGATCCCACTCTCAAG CAGCAGGAAATGGCAGTTAACATTTACAAAGCGGATCATAGTCAGAACCTAACCCAACACCAAGTTAAAATGGTATCCAGCCCAATTAATGCCCAATCAAAAGAGAATAACCAACATGATATACAGAACCGGTGTAGGTCACGTCGCAGGCCCCGCATTTCTGAACAG TGCAATACCAGTTCGTATGGATTTATCAATGATTTATCTCAATCGCGACGACGAACGAGAATGTTTGCTGACGTAAGCACCGTTGACGAAGAAGACGATGACGTATTTGTGACTTCCTCACCGAAAGCAAACGAAGAATGTATAGCTAACAGATGGGCAGAGCAACCAAAGAATGCTTTATGGAACGGTGAACGCTCACTGGAGGAGAAAAACGAAATTCGAAAAGAAAAGTTTGCTAAACTTGATCATTCGGAAGAGCCCAGGGTCCTTTCTGAAGACAAAATAAACAGCAGCAAAGTAGATGCAACAAATGTTCACTGCAACGACGGCGATTCTAGCACTCACTTTAACCAAGCAGTTGTGTCCCCACCCAGCTGCATAAGGCTTCCACCACTACAAGCTGAACACCTTGCTTCTGTGAGAAAATCGGTTTCATCCACGATACCAATTCTTTCTCCAGGATCATCAAGTTTGTCCGCTGgcaaatttaaacaaagtgATCGAAGTAGAGAAAGTGGAAAAAGAGTTGCATTTACTTATTGCACCTCAAAAGATGATGACGACGAAAATCCTTTTACCCCTAAGAGTGAAAGAGAAGATGGGTCAAAAGTTAACCGCACTGAAACCCCTGCGAATCTGGATCACAAGTctgaaaatactttttacCTACCTGATCAAGAAAAGGTGCTTGGGCTTAACACAACAAGTGAGGCAAACTGCAACTCAAATGGAGAGATTTCTGACGTTTTATTCTTTGATGTGAATCCACAAACTCATTCAGAATCTATAATACAAGGAGATGACAGTAAGCAAAGCGAAGAAAAACCTGTTGAATCcataaaaaatcttttgaatgaaaatgataataatagTGTTTGCCTTCAAAAAGAGTCCACAATTCACGTTGGCAACATTGATGGAAAAAGTGATGTTTTCTCTCTGACTACTCCCTCAATTAGCCCTCCTATAAAACAAAGGAATAATAGTGTTGTTAGTTTGGCAACGAATGAGTCTTCACAAGCGTTAGCCTGTCACACAaccaaagaaaatttttcaaaattagctATGGACTCCGACAATCAGATCTCTGAGAGAGCCAAAGAggaattaaacaaaacaagcaaTTCGTTGCCAACTGCACGAAACGATATAACTAACCATCGCCCTAAAGAGACGTTGTGGCAGATTGCTAAAAATATTCATCGAAAAATGGGAACCAAGTTGAATCTACGTCGTGAGAAAAGTAACCTTACAACAACCAGCTGTGTTGCTCAATTAACTGCAGGAAATTTACATGTTTTGCCTTCCGGTAATGCATCTCATAACAACGATGCAACAGACGAAAAAAATGAactaaatataacaaaaactgaagaaaAAGTAACCACTTTGCACGTTCATGATCAAATCAACCGTTTAAACACGTCAGATTTAAAGAAAGGGCTATCTGATGAGGTCATAAAAAACACAGAAGACAAATTTCAGTCAAAATCCGTTTCAGTAGAACCTGATGAAAAAGAGGTAAACAAAGAAGAAGAATCTTCTTTTACAGAAGATTTGTTCACACCTACTTCCGTTGATCCGATCCCTGAAAGTTGCTCTGAAGAGAAACTTGGATGTGAAATCAATGCAATTTTCGAAATTGAAACGGaagtaaacaaagaagaaGAATCTCCTTTTACAGAAGATTTGTTCACACCTACTTCCGTTGAGCCGATCCCTAAAAGTTGCTCTGAAGAGAAACTTGGATGTGAAAACAATGCAATTTGCGAAATTGAAACGGAAGTATACAAAGAAGAAGAGTCTCCTTTTACAAAAGATTTGCTCCCATCTAATTCGGTTGATCCGATCGCAGATTGTTGCTCTGAAACGAAATTTGAAGGTGAAGACAACGCAACTTTCGACTCCACTAATGTGACTACTAGTAGTACGCCAAAGCCTATACATGATGAACTaaagaaaactgaaaactCCAAG ggTTTCTATGAAGAAATGAGACTAGAAggaaataaaaagttaaatgaAGAAACGACTGTTCGTTTGCTAAACGAGCAAAAAGAG ATGGAAGCCGATTTGCATAAACTTCAACAGATTTTGCAAGAGGAAATGCAAAAACATAAAGAAAGTGAAGGTGTGAACGAAAAACTAAAcgcaaaaattgaaaatcttGAGAGCCAAATAGCCGAGCTAAATTCCAGGCTGTCTGACAATCACGCAGTTCTCGAAGAAAACGAAACTGAAAGACGGAACGTGAAAAACGGT atCGAAGGTCCAGTTAATTCTGGCCTCCATCACAACCGTCCACTTTTTATACTTAGTGATCCAGATCATGGAGCAACCGCTGCACTTGCTCAGGGACGTTGCCCTTATCACGACGAGGATAACCAA GATTATAATCCCCTTCACTCTTGCGAAATTATGCACTACCAGTCGCCGTTCGACACCTCTCAACGTTTTAGCCACTCTACATATAGCGAAACACCACCATCTTGCGTTGTTCACATTGATCCATTGGACATTacacaaaaacagcaaaaagaaTTGAAG GCCGATTTAGAAAAGCAAATGGCGCAACTAAAGGAAGAATTGAAACGACAACTCGAAGAACAGATACCAAAAACTGCCGAAAATTCCGAGAGT GTCATTGATGTGCGTGTTACTCTACTTGAAAAACAAATCGAGGAAATGAACAAGAAAATTCAAAGGGCAGAGTCCATTATTCAAAAGACTGAAAAAGAGAAACGTACAAAGCATGAAAAA gAGAGTACGAATTCACCTGCGGAAGCGAAAAAAGATCCCGATGACAAAAGCGAtacaaatcaaaacaaaattgatgaaacagacttgacaaaaaatttgaaactgcaTAAACTGag TCCCAAATTGCCACCAAGCTTGAGCCCAAAAATTAGCCCTACTGCCCACTTGAAAATTAGTCCAGGGCCAAATACCCCTGCCTTGCAACATAACGATGATTGTGGGTCACGGTTGAAGGTTTCTTGTTATCAGTCAAGCAGTTCTTCTCTG TCAAAAGCACTCCAGTTAGAAGCAGAGCATCTTGATACAAGAATAGATTTTGGTGACCAATCCGACGATGACATGATCATTCTTGTTGATGATATTGCTGATGATCCACAAGATTTTGCTTGTCAAAAAGATGTCCCTGTGTTGACTACTACTAATAGTGATACGACTTCTGCTGTCGTCGATAAGTTTTTGAATACTGAAACTTTGGCAAAAGATGAAACTTTCTCGAAAACTCCGCAACAAAGTGTTGATGCCGTAGATGTTCCTGGGGAGAACAAAGACAAATCTTTATGTGAACCAGATACGGACAAGCAAAAGCTAAACAATACAGCTTCCAgtgttttaaaagaaaatccaATTAAGAAGGATACTCTTCCAGACAGTGTTCTTCACGTGGATATGCTGTGTCACAAATCCACCGCAATTCGAGATAAAAAAACTTCAATGGAGGAACTTTCTAGTAAACGAACAGCAAGTTCCACAACTTTAAAAAGTTCATCTTGCTTGGAAGAAAATGACGACCTAGAGATTACGTCTAAAGATgaagttttgaagaataacCAGAACTTAAACCCAAATATTGTTTCTGACTCAAACAAGTATTTCATCACTTTTGCTGAGCATTCTCCGATAGCTGTTACCGATCAAAAGATCATTCATGATAATGCCAGTTCTTCCGTTGATGGGGAATATACATGCATTGGTAATATAGACACCAAACTTGACCATGAAGATAAAACAGAAGATTTCCCAGATGGTCTTAATTTagcagcaacaaaaataaagtcagATAACGAAAAACCAAAGGAAAACACAGGTGTAGAGACTTCTACActcacaaaaaagaaatgtgATATTTCAAAGCCAACTGATGAAACAGACAGCTCGcgagaaaaaaaaataagcCAAGTAACAGAAAATGACAAAGCAAAATCGGAGGATGGTACTAATTCATTGCAAAGCGAGTGTGTAGTCACTTCTGGTTTTTCTTTACGTGAAGGCGTTGAAAAGATAACCACACCGTCCAGCATTACTCCTATTAAAGGTACAGATGACAACGGATCTCCTCGTTGCTGCAATACAAAAATCTCCGATCTTACAGAAAAAAAGGTTGAGGGTGCTCTGGAGAAAAGCAGTGACCAAAAAGTTCTGGCAGGGTGTGAGTTAAAAGATGTAGCTGAGCATAGAATATCCTCAACTTTTACTCCACAGAAATCGcttaaatcaaaattatttgaaaagaaaactcccgatcaaattaaaaaatcggATGACGCTAACAAAACTTTAGCACGAAAGTCCCTAAAAACAGAAATTCCTTTCAAGACAGCTTGCGTTGAAAGCGGATCGCTAACTCAGCGAAAATCTTGCATGAACCCATTTCAATCAAATATTCAGGTTTTCTCTAGCAAGAGCACCTCTGGAGTAATGTTTTCTACAAGGACCGcttctaaaaacaaaattactcTTGTTGCGACACAAAAATTGGAGTCAAAACCTGTTACAAGAGCTAAGATTTCCTCAAACACAGCCGCCTTGCCAGTTGACACAAATTCTTCTACAGCAAAAAAAGGCAAAGAAATCTCTGAAAACGCTTGCAAAAACAATTGGTTTTCCAAGAGATTCTTCAAAGCTAAG CCTGTTAGTTctggaaaagaaaacaaacaagtgaAAAAGCCAACAACAAACGCCAAG GACAAAAAGGAAAACGATGACTGCAAAATATCACAAGGTGTAACGCAGAGAATGGACGAATATCCTGGTCGGGGAAAGAAACCCAAAGATCATTCCATAGTAAATGCCAATACATCAAAACAAAGACCTAGTGGCAAAGCAGACTTAAAGCAGTTGGGAATGGATAACCACAAAAAGAATCGTGAACAACATTTTGCAGAGGATGCccaaaagcataaaagtacTCGAACTTTGGGGTTTTTGTACCAGTTTAGAAAG GGGAAACAAAAAGAAGATTTTAAAATGGAGACATTTTCCTCTTCAAAGACGCAAAAA AGTTCGAAGATGACAATTGATTCTATTAAGAAGGATGTGGATAAAAACAAA AAGAATCCGTTGAAATGGTCAAGCACAGGTGATTCAAAAACGAAACTGACATCTGTCTCGGCCGTCAGTGAGACAAGCTCATTAAGTGGAAGCAAAACTACTCGCTTTTCTGAAGAGCCAAAACAAGTCAAAGAAGTGGAAAGGGAAATGACAGTCACCACG ATGGATAGCGAAATGACGCAGACTAATGAAGAGTTCTCGAGGATACAG TCACGAACCTCCAACTGGGCATCCACTTCTGGTGGTTGGGCCAA TGGAAGAAGAAGTTTACTGTACGGTCTGGGCACAAATTGGTGTGTGTGTCCCAAGCAAATATGGAAACACCTCGGGGATGATACTGATGATGAGCCAATCACTCGAAGAAAATGCATTTCTGTTATAATGGGAACTATACTGGCCATTCTACTCTTCGCTATCATAGTCGGACTTATAATTGGTCTTG CAAATATGGAAGGTCCAACAGAATCACCGATTAGATTTGTTGTTATCCCAAGTGAATTAGATTTAGAAGATGAGAGTAATGCTGCAGAGGGAAACTAA